One genomic segment of Candidatus Cloacimonadota bacterium includes these proteins:
- a CDS encoding thioredoxin family protein, whose translation MRAKKIALLLLLVTINLGLAAQSVTFSISEKVLKPLDRGFIRATLEIPPDRKQSVDPADPVYFYVEAEHQDLEIGRLDLPKPAKIVSDTEWLYYPRVTLSLPFRVKASAQPGLKQISVLMSYNLCYESGMCDPPEEQAGTLSFEVVAPITTEMVEEPPISITQMAEPEAQESAEPELVQEDTGEFAKDLYEAKAQAPSAKSAEANATGWQEILKFLLFAFLGGLILNITPCVLPILPIRIMAIINQAQNDKSKVFRHVMVYTLGVLISFAILAAIFIGIQAAGQSAGWGTQNQNPYFQVALMAIVFVFALSLLGVFEITVPGMNAANKATSKGGYGGSFFGGIFAFLMAISCTGPFLGAALPFAMKMPPALITVFFLMIGLGFAFPFILIGIFPKALKIIPKPGNWMVLFKELMGFVLLWLVYTMLKTTLALTSGAYLVNVVFYLLIVGFAVWLYGKFVRFEYSRATQWIFSILALVIIVAASWHYLPIKEEHLAVDAVVPVGDEMLQSPHAPEGWYIFSPQLIGKLQAEGKSVFLDIGAEWCKNCKTNERTVLFTEDIMQDFAAKEVVLLKGDFTKKDPVLLDWITSHERLGVPFNALYIPGEEPQIFPELISKNMIRDALKNITN comes from the coding sequence ATGCGCGCCAAAAAAATAGCGCTGCTCCTTCTTTTGGTCACGATAAACTTGGGTCTTGCGGCTCAATCGGTTACGTTTAGCATTTCCGAGAAGGTGCTAAAACCTTTAGATAGAGGCTTTATTCGAGCCACACTGGAGATTCCTCCAGATCGTAAACAGAGTGTAGATCCGGCAGATCCGGTTTATTTTTATGTGGAAGCCGAACATCAAGATCTTGAAATTGGCAGATTGGATCTGCCCAAACCTGCTAAAATTGTATCTGATACAGAGTGGCTATACTATCCCAGAGTTACACTTAGCTTGCCTTTCCGGGTTAAAGCTAGTGCACAGCCAGGGCTTAAACAAATCAGTGTTCTGATGAGTTATAACCTCTGCTACGAAAGCGGGATGTGTGATCCTCCGGAAGAACAGGCTGGAACGCTTAGCTTTGAGGTTGTAGCACCCATAACTACCGAAATGGTAGAAGAACCCCCCATTTCCATTACCCAGATGGCAGAACCCGAAGCGCAAGAATCTGCAGAACCTGAACTTGTGCAAGAGGATACAGGAGAATTTGCTAAGGACTTATATGAGGCAAAAGCTCAAGCTCCTAGCGCAAAAAGCGCCGAAGCAAACGCTACAGGTTGGCAGGAAATCCTGAAGTTCCTGCTTTTTGCCTTTTTGGGTGGACTTATTTTGAACATAACGCCCTGTGTGTTGCCGATCTTGCCCATTCGCATTATGGCAATCATCAATCAGGCGCAAAACGATAAATCTAAAGTTTTCCGGCATGTGATGGTATATACTTTGGGAGTGCTTATCTCATTTGCCATCCTTGCCGCTATTTTTATTGGTATCCAGGCTGCAGGGCAATCTGCAGGTTGGGGTACGCAAAACCAGAACCCTTATTTCCAGGTAGCGCTGATGGCAATTGTCTTTGTGTTTGCACTATCGCTTTTAGGAGTATTCGAGATCACCGTTCCGGGCATGAATGCGGCCAATAAAGCCACTTCCAAGGGTGGCTATGGTGGTAGCTTCTTTGGTGGGATCTTCGCCTTTTTGATGGCGATATCCTGCACGGGTCCTTTTCTAGGTGCGGCGTTGCCCTTTGCCATGAAGATGCCTCCAGCACTGATCACGGTATTTTTCCTGATGATCGGTTTGGGCTTTGCCTTCCCCTTTATCCTGATCGGTATCTTTCCCAAAGCGTTGAAGATAATTCCCAAACCCGGGAATTGGATGGTGCTGTTTAAAGAACTGATGGGCTTCGTGCTGTTGTGGCTGGTATATACCATGCTAAAAACCACATTGGCGCTTACCAGTGGAGCATATCTGGTAAATGTAGTCTTCTATCTATTGATTGTAGGCTTTGCTGTGTGGCTCTATGGCAAGTTTGTACGTTTTGAATACAGCCGCGCAACGCAATGGATATTCAGCATTCTGGCTTTGGTCATCATCGTGGCTGCGTCATGGCACTATCTGCCCATCAAAGAAGAGCATCTGGCAGTGGATGCGGTGGTGCCGGTGGGAGACGAAATGCTGCAATCCCCTCATGCCCCTGAGGGCTGGTATATCTTTAGCCCACAGTTGATCGGCAAACTTCAGGCAGAAGGGAAAAGTGTATTTTTGGATATTGGGGCAGAATGGTGCAAAAATTGCAAGACGAATGAAAGGACAGTGCTCTTTACTGAAGATATAATGCAAGATTTTGCCGCTAAGGAAGTAGTGTTGCTAAAGGGTGATTTCACCAAAAAAGACCCCGTGTTGCTAGATTGGATTACGAGTCACGAGCGTTTGGGGGTGCCCTTCAATGCTCTTTACATTCCAGGTGAAGAGCCACAGATATTTCCGGAATTGATCAGTAAGAATATGATTCGGGATGCCCTGAAAAACATCACGAATTAA